In a single window of the Candidatus Deferrimicrobiaceae bacterium genome:
- the rnr gene encoding ribonuclease R, which translates to MTRDQAYWERWLKANADRLRGDMQTARDWYKAAEVEKGERRAFKAALRGLGEEGVRSRKGHNVTGPRNARGAKTHGGTAATGESGGRKNEASDGAVWEGHLRVTREGRFLVVPELPDAPAVRVSGDDLGDALPKDRVQVRLESPRRRGPAAAPQGRIVRVVERGIRTFVGRFAPVGTRSFVRYRDREADLHLPVEVPRGLSPEANDLVLAEITDYPSKGREGRATLIRVLGREHTMDTLFLAVTHARELPVEFSREALREADALPPEVHYSPGADAEALPRVDLRHLPFVTIDGDDARDFDDAVCLVKEGKRRTLYVAIADVAHYVRVASPIDRDAYARGTSVYFPDRAVPMLPPALSEGLCSLKPGVDRLTMTAEIPIDAEGKTGKPSFCASVIRSRERLTYARVHDFLAGKPEAREKAAIPPEVAPMLGDMAALADALTRLRSGRGSLDFDLPEARIGVEGGKPVSISVDPRWESHRLIEEFMLLANTAVAEFLSDRGLPFLFRIHEPPTEEKIEAFENAAAKLLKRVRVTERKDLAARLQAWVALAKGGKYEKHVSMLMLRSLMLARYTPERIGHFGLALARYTHFTSPIRRYPDLIVHRMLMAALGDREQTDYVRHLEENGESVGEQLSGRERAATDAERDLERRAKALFMAGHIGETFTGVVSSIVRFGFFVELDALLIDGFVHVSTLRDDDYRYSADANEWVGSYRRRRFALGDRVSVRVRRADPDRGEIDLLLDQPTAGIMAR; encoded by the coding sequence GTGACGAGGGACCAGGCTTACTGGGAACGGTGGCTCAAGGCCAATGCCGACCGGCTTCGGGGCGATATGCAGACGGCCAGGGACTGGTACAAGGCGGCTGAGGTCGAGAAGGGGGAGCGGCGTGCGTTCAAGGCGGCGCTGCGCGGCCTCGGGGAAGAAGGCGTGCGGAGCCGCAAGGGCCACAATGTCACCGGCCCCCGGAATGCGCGCGGCGCAAAAACGCATGGCGGAACGGCCGCGACCGGGGAGTCGGGGGGCAGGAAAAATGAGGCAAGCGACGGCGCCGTATGGGAGGGGCACCTTCGCGTGACGCGGGAAGGGCGCTTTCTCGTCGTTCCCGAATTGCCGGATGCCCCCGCCGTGCGCGTGTCGGGCGACGACCTGGGGGACGCGTTGCCGAAGGACCGGGTCCAGGTCCGGCTCGAGTCCCCGCGCCGCCGGGGGCCTGCCGCCGCGCCGCAGGGGCGCATCGTCCGCGTCGTCGAGCGCGGCATCCGCACGTTCGTCGGCCGGTTCGCCCCGGTCGGCACGCGCAGCTTCGTCCGTTACCGGGACCGGGAGGCCGATCTTCACCTCCCCGTCGAGGTGCCGCGCGGGCTTTCGCCCGAAGCGAACGACCTGGTGCTGGCCGAGATCACCGACTACCCGTCGAAGGGGCGGGAAGGCCGCGCGACGTTGATCCGCGTGCTGGGACGCGAGCACACGATGGACACGCTCTTCCTGGCCGTGACGCACGCACGCGAGCTGCCCGTCGAATTTTCCCGGGAGGCGCTCCGGGAGGCGGACGCCCTGCCTCCCGAGGTGCACTACTCCCCCGGCGCGGACGCGGAAGCCCTCCCGCGCGTCGACCTGCGCCACCTTCCATTCGTCACGATCGACGGAGACGACGCCCGCGACTTCGACGACGCGGTGTGCCTCGTCAAGGAAGGGAAACGGCGCACGCTCTACGTCGCGATCGCCGATGTGGCCCATTATGTGCGCGTCGCCTCCCCGATCGACCGCGACGCGTACGCCCGCGGCACCAGCGTCTATTTCCCCGACCGCGCAGTTCCGATGCTGCCGCCAGCGCTGTCCGAAGGGTTGTGCAGCCTCAAGCCCGGCGTGGACCGGCTGACCATGACGGCCGAGATCCCGATCGACGCCGAAGGGAAGACGGGCAAGCCCTCGTTCTGTGCCTCCGTCATCCGAAGCCGCGAGCGTCTCACCTACGCCCGGGTCCACGACTTCCTCGCAGGGAAACCGGAGGCGCGGGAAAAGGCGGCGATTCCGCCGGAGGTGGCGCCGATGCTTGGCGATATGGCCGCGCTGGCGGACGCGCTGACCCGTCTCCGGTCCGGCCGCGGGTCGCTCGATTTCGATCTGCCCGAGGCGCGCATCGGCGTCGAAGGGGGGAAGCCGGTGTCCATCTCGGTCGACCCGCGCTGGGAATCGCACCGGCTCATCGAGGAGTTCATGCTGCTGGCGAACACCGCGGTCGCCGAATTCCTTTCCGACCGGGGGCTGCCGTTCCTATTCCGGATCCACGAGCCGCCGACCGAGGAGAAGATCGAGGCGTTCGAGAACGCCGCTGCGAAGTTGCTGAAGCGCGTCCGCGTCACCGAGCGCAAGGACCTGGCCGCCCGGCTGCAGGCCTGGGTCGCGCTGGCCAAGGGCGGCAAGTACGAGAAGCACGTCAGCATGCTGATGCTCAGGAGCCTCATGCTCGCCAGGTACACCCCGGAGCGCATCGGCCACTTCGGACTGGCGCTCGCCCGGTACACCCATTTCACCTCGCCGATCCGGCGCTACCCGGACCTGATCGTCCACCGGATGCTCATGGCCGCCCTGGGCGACCGGGAACAGACCGACTACGTCCGGCATCTCGAGGAAAACGGGGAAAGCGTCGGGGAACAGCTGTCCGGCCGCGAGCGGGCGGCGACCGATGCCGAGCGCGACCTCGAGCGGCGCGCCAAGGCGCTCTTCATGGCCGGGCACATCGGGGAGACCTTCACAGGAGTCGTCTCCTCCATCGTCCGTTTCGGTTTCTTCGTGGAGCTCGACGCGCTGCTCATCGACGGGTTCGTCCACGTCTCGACGCTGCGGGACGACGATTACCGCTATTCCGCCGACGCGAACGAATGGGTCGGCAGCTATCGCCGCCGCCGGTTCGCGCTGGGCGACCGTGTTTCCGTCCGCGTACGGCGAGCCGATCCGGACCGGGGGGAGATCGACCTGCTCCTCGATCAGCCGACCGCGGGGATAATGGCGCGATAG
- a CDS encoding tyrosine-type recombinase/integrase, translated as MADKRGTSPRFPGSPSRIARRKRNRFPPPTIPPARNLFPCLGPACSPRNSYSEPSGRNFFLSVEEAGALLAACHSHHRPVVLCALETGMRKAEIFGLRWSDIRNGMVYLPGDRTKNGKPREIPVSNRLAEELKRLRRRQAER; from the coding sequence GTGGCCGACAAGCGGGGTACCTCACCCCGTTTCCCCGGATCACCTTCGAGGATCGCAAGGAGGAAGCGGAACCGATTCCCCCCCCCAACAATACCCCCAGCAAGGAACCTCTTCCCGTGCCTTGGCCCCGCTTGCTCCCCCCGTAATTCTTACTCCGAACCATCGGGCCGGAACTTCTTCCTTTCTGTCGAGGAAGCCGGGGCGCTGCTGGCGGCCTGCCATTCGCACCATCGGCCCGTCGTGCTTTGCGCGCTCGAGACCGGCATGCGGAAGGCGGAAATTTTCGGGCTGCGATGGTCCGACATTCGAAACGGGATGGTCTACCTGCCGGGGGACCGGACGAAGAACGGGAAGCCGCGTGAGATCCCCGTCTCGAACCGGCTGGCGGAGGAGCTGAAACGGCTTCGGCGCCGCCAGGCTGAAAGATGA
- a CDS encoding type II toxin-antitoxin system Phd/YefM family antitoxin, producing MKIVSTVKARETFSEVVNRAAFGKERVVLTRHGKGLAAVVPIEDLRLLEAIEDEQDIRDARKAQREIAKKGTVPFADVKKELGL from the coding sequence ATGAAAATTGTATCCACGGTGAAGGCAAGGGAGACGTTTTCCGAAGTCGTTAACCGGGCGGCATTCGGCAAGGAAAGGGTAGTCCTCACCCGGCACGGCAAAGGGCTCGCGGCGGTCGTTCCCATCGAGGACCTGCGACTACTCGAAGCAATCGAAGACGAACAGGACATTCGAGACGCGCGGAAGGCACAGCGGGAGATTGCCAAGAAAGGCACGGTTCCTTTCGCTGACGTTAAAAAGGAACTCGGGCTGTAA